attaaatttgactaTCTTAATTTCGTACAACTAGCTTgcttattcattttaatatttttttttatatcaaaggGTGGAGAAAATTCAGATATGCATTAAGAAGAAACAAACAATGAATGAGCAAGAAACTAATTAAAGCCGTATTTGGGGCAACAAAAACCGGTGTGAGATAATGACAAGGTTGTAGTATTATCATAGAAAGACACAGAAAAATCATGCCAACCGCTACTTTCATTTTCatgtctttctctttcttctcttcctctctgaCTCTATATGCGTGCGCGTCATTCCCGTGGCTACCCTTTTGGTTCTCGGAAACTCGATCGTCTTGCCTAGCCTAATATAATTGGCCACCATGACCGATGAACAACGAGAACCACAAGCTTCCCCGAGGTAATGACTATCTATCTTTCGTTCATGCATATATGTATTCTTTTTACTTCTTTATTGGTGCATGTCACCATCACATTCTATTTGTTTTTTCATGCAACGTTTGTTTTTCATCTCATGCATCCATGGTTTGTCAATTTGTGTTTCTTCTAttagtttcaactttcaatttgtattttttttcatgttggTCTCCTTAATAATATTAACCGACTAGTGAATAAATtaatgtacattttttttacttccaaGTTTTCAACCATGTGATGATGATCTTGATGTtgctttgatatttatttttgtcttgtgGTTCTGGCTGTCGGTGGCATTTGATCATATATATACATGATGGTTGCATTGGAATTTGTTTTTAGTCTCTTAGGCCATGCATGTCCAATATATTATTGTGTCATGCTCTTTGGTTTTTGCTGACAAAAGATTATGTTGGAAGCAATGGCGTCCACAAgttagaaagaaaacaaatagctgaaagagaaagaaaacaaatagcTGGAAGGGATAGATCGGTTTTTAGAGGCAGGCGTCCACGACCTGGGttttctgattcattttcaAGCACTggtaattgaaattcaattccctttctcttcttttcttgtttccaacacttttttgtttttgttttttctccaAACATGTTGTGTTGAAGTGTTGAAATTTGAAACCTTAACtattttcattcatttgttctttttttgtattaatGCTGAAAATGAATACCATATTAGACTTGGAAGCTTTAGAGATTGAAGAGGGCTCTCCTAGGAGTCAAGGGTCTGAAACCCCAAGTTCAAGGGCCAGCACTTCTGATTCGGAGAGTCAGGGATCTTTTGCTGGGGCACCTAATACCAATAACCAATGGCGGGGTTTCTTTAAACTACTCAAGAAAGGATCACAAATGCCTTTCCAACCTTTTCACCCACTTAAAAATGTTCCAAAACTGACAAGAAGAAAAAGCAAGAGGATCAGGGAGGACCTCATTCCTTCTCTGAATTCTCCAGCTCTTCATGCATCTTTTGACGCTGAGTTTGGCTGCTTCAAATCTTCCTGGAAAAACTTCACTCTCGCCGAGATCCAAGCTGCAACCAATGACTTTAGCCATGGTATGCAATTCTCTTTACAGAAAAATCAAGTTTCTATTGATTTGTGTTAGCTAATCCATGGTAATTGGTATGCTAATCCAATAAGTCATTAAGTAGGATCtgtttgaataaacttctcTGTAAGCACTTAATGGATTAAAAAGAACTATTGCTTTGTATTAGCTAATCCAATAAGTAGGGTCTATTTGAATAAACTTCTCTGTAAGAACTTGTAGGAAAAGAAACcaagaaggaaaaatgaaataaatttttccgTAAGTActtatggagaagtttatccCAACAAACTCTTAATCCAAGTAACTCTAGaaacctttgtttttttttttttttaatgatgataTATTGACATCATGTTAGCTTGGCTGATAAgctatattatatatgtttactTTTGAAGAAAATTTGATTGGGGAGGGAGGCTATGCTGAGGTTTACTTGGGCAAATTGGAGGATGGAAACTTTGTTGCCATTAAAAGGTTGACAAGAGGGTGCCAAGAAGAAATGACTGCAGATTTCTTGTCTGAGCTTGGCATTATAGTGCACGTGGACCACCCAAACATAGCTAGATTGATTGGATATGGTGTTGAAGGAGGAATGTTTCTTGTTCTTCAATTGTCTCCACATGGTAGCCTGTCATCCATACTTTATGGTATACATACTAACTAACCATTTTGAGAGTTTCTGGAATGCTATGCAAATTTTGGGATAATTACAAAAGTTATAATTACCTTTTTcgtttttcctttcatttgcaTGATTTCAGGACCCAGAGAGAAACTGAATTGGAACCTCAGATATAAGATTGCTTTGGG
The nucleotide sequence above comes from Glycine soja cultivar W05 chromosome 11, ASM419377v2, whole genome shotgun sequence. Encoded proteins:
- the LOC114376015 gene encoding receptor-like cytosolic serine/threonine-protein kinase RBK2 isoform X2 is translated as MTDEQREPQASPSNGVHKLERKQIAERERKQIAGRDRSVFRGRRPRPGFSDSFSSTDLEALEIEEGSPRSQGSETPSSRASTSDSESQGSFAGAPNTNNQWRGFFKLLKKGSQMPFQPFHPLKNVPKLTRRKSKRIREDLIPSLNSPALHASFDAEFGCFKSSWKNFTLAEIQAATNDFSHENLIGEGGYAEVYLGKLEDGNFVAIKRLTRGCQEEMTADFLSELGIIVHVDHPNIARLIGYGVEGGMFLVLQLSPHGSLSSILYGPREKLNWNLRYKIALGTAEGLRYLHEECQRRIIHKDIKASNILLSEDFEPQISDFGLAKWLPDQWTHHTVSKVEGTFGYLPPEFFMHGIVDEKTDVYAYGVLLLELITGRQALDSSQKSLVMWAKPLLTANNIKELVDPVLADAYDEEQMKLVTLTASLCVDQSSIQRPDMSQVFDILRGEEESLRIMEERSKSKLQRTYSEELFDAEEYNSTKFLSERDRHMETILGCSSSVTDDEEKI
- the LOC114376015 gene encoding receptor-like cytosolic serine/threonine-protein kinase RBK2 isoform X1, translated to MSNILLCHALWFLLTKDYVGSNGVHKLERKQIAERERKQIAGRDRSVFRGRRPRPGFSDSFSSTDLEALEIEEGSPRSQGSETPSSRASTSDSESQGSFAGAPNTNNQWRGFFKLLKKGSQMPFQPFHPLKNVPKLTRRKSKRIREDLIPSLNSPALHASFDAEFGCFKSSWKNFTLAEIQAATNDFSHENLIGEGGYAEVYLGKLEDGNFVAIKRLTRGCQEEMTADFLSELGIIVHVDHPNIARLIGYGVEGGMFLVLQLSPHGSLSSILYGPREKLNWNLRYKIALGTAEGLRYLHEECQRRIIHKDIKASNILLSEDFEPQISDFGLAKWLPDQWTHHTVSKVEGTFGYLPPEFFMHGIVDEKTDVYAYGVLLLELITGRQALDSSQKSLVMWAKPLLTANNIKELVDPVLADAYDEEQMKLVTLTASLCVDQSSIQRPDMSQVFDILRGEEESLRIMEERSKSKLQRTYSEELFDAEEYNSTKFLSERDRHMETILGCSSSVTDDEEKI